The region ACACTTAAAACAAGGATAAGCGCCGCCGTCCCAATCAACATAGCCAGGATACTGATCCAGGCAATGATATTGATGGCATTTGTGGTCTTTTTGGCCTTGAAATAGCGCCAGGCAAATAGAAAATGCAAGGTATTCGCGGTTATTGTTGTTTGTTCCCTTCTTCTTCGTCACGGATCTTCTTAAAGAGGTCTTCCATCTTGAATACATGGTCGAGGGTATCATCGGCAAAATACTTGATCTCAGGTATGCGCCGCAATTGGAGTTTGATACGGTTGGCCAACTCCTTCTTGATCTCCCAGCCCCTGTCTTCGATCCGCTTCAAGGCAGCTGCAGGATCCTCGATCTTGAAAAAACTCAAATAGATCCGGGCCTCCAACAGATCGGGCGTGATCCGAACCGCCGAAACCGATACCATACCCCCATCGATCATGGACAAACCAAGTCGCTGAAGAATATCATTTATCTCCTTATTGATCAGGCTGCCAACCTGTTTCTGTCTTTTACCTTCCTTCATATACACACATTTATTCGTGGTAAAATTAGTTACTTTGCCCCGAATGAAGCAGTACTCCCGGATTTTCAGGTATCTGTCGCCCTACACAG is a window of Chitinophagales bacterium DNA encoding:
- the rbfA gene encoding 30S ribosome-binding factor RbfA; this encodes MKEGKRQKQVGSLINKEINDILQRLGLSMIDGGMVSVSAVRITPDLLEARIYLSFFKIEDPAAALKRIEDRGWEIKKELANRIKLQLRRIPEIKYFADDTLDHVFKMEDLFKKIRDEEEGNKQQ